One Candidatus Korarchaeum sp. genomic region harbors:
- a CDS encoding ribosome biogenesis/translation initiation ATPase RLI, translating to MPGRRIAVVDRDRCNPKKCGLECVKYCPEVRMGVEDTIKLVDSTLLIDENLCTGCGICVKKCPFSAVSVVRLPEPVEGEEVHRYGPNGFTLFRLPLVRFGKIVGLVGPNGVGKTTSISILSGRIKPNLGLIGREVSWDEILERFRGSELHNYFKRLIDNEVKVVLKPERIDKIPEVVKGKVSDVLRRVDERGSYDEAVYLMELENLRDRGLKELSGGELQRLALAAAYLREGDLYIFDEPTNYLDVFQRMRAAKLLRTLQEKSKALIVVEHDLAVLDYLSDYVHVLYGEPGVYGVVSNPHSTREGINIFLDGYLPDDNVRFREETISFLQRSVPSEASPEVIAAYSDLKKSFDGFSLHVEGGEIRAEEVIVAVGPNGIGKTTFVRLLAGEIKPDSGVLYMEGLRISYKPQYIRPTYEGTVESFLKRVTGANYSSAYFRAEVMKRLGIERLLDRYLSELSGGELQKVAIASCLGREADIYLIDEPSAFLDVEARFAVAKAVRRRIKGERRAVIVVEHDLLSVEAFADRVMIFRGKPGEEGRASRPKDPREGLNEFLMEVDVTFRRDPETGRPRVNKPGSKLDQMARASGRYYP from the coding sequence TTGCCCGGCAGAAGGATCGCTGTAGTGGACAGGGATAGGTGCAATCCTAAGAAGTGCGGTTTGGAGTGCGTGAAGTACTGCCCCGAAGTGAGGATGGGAGTGGAAGATACTATAAAATTAGTTGATTCTACTTTGCTAATTGATGAAAATCTTTGTACAGGTTGCGGAATCTGTGTCAAAAAATGTCCTTTCAGTGCCGTATCGGTGGTGAGGCTCCCTGAACCCGTGGAGGGGGAGGAGGTCCATAGATACGGGCCCAACGGGTTCACTTTATTCAGGCTCCCCCTGGTTCGGTTCGGGAAGATAGTAGGACTCGTTGGTCCTAACGGAGTTGGGAAGACCACATCCATATCGATCCTCTCGGGAAGGATCAAACCGAACCTAGGCCTTATAGGTAGGGAAGTCAGTTGGGATGAGATCCTAGAGAGGTTCAGGGGATCTGAGCTCCATAACTACTTTAAGAGGCTGATCGATAATGAGGTGAAGGTCGTCCTAAAGCCCGAGAGGATAGATAAGATTCCTGAGGTCGTTAAGGGTAAGGTATCGGACGTCCTGAGGAGAGTTGATGAGAGAGGCTCTTATGATGAAGCCGTCTACTTGATGGAGCTCGAGAACTTGAGGGATAGGGGGCTCAAGGAACTCAGCGGAGGGGAGTTGCAGAGACTCGCTCTCGCTGCGGCCTACCTGAGGGAGGGAGATCTGTACATATTCGATGAGCCCACGAACTACTTAGATGTCTTCCAGAGGATGAGAGCCGCTAAGCTGTTGAGAACCCTTCAGGAGAAGAGTAAGGCTTTGATAGTAGTTGAACACGATCTAGCGGTCTTGGACTACCTGAGTGATTATGTGCATGTGCTTTACGGTGAGCCCGGGGTTTACGGTGTCGTCAGTAACCCTCACTCGACCAGGGAGGGTATCAACATATTCCTGGACGGCTACCTACCGGATGATAACGTTAGGTTCAGGGAGGAAACCATATCCTTCCTGCAGAGATCCGTCCCATCTGAAGCATCTCCTGAGGTGATAGCGGCATATTCCGATCTTAAGAAGAGCTTCGATGGCTTCTCCCTTCACGTTGAGGGGGGTGAGATCCGCGCTGAGGAGGTTATAGTAGCAGTGGGGCCTAACGGGATAGGCAAGACCACTTTCGTGAGACTTCTAGCCGGTGAGATAAAGCCTGACAGTGGAGTGCTTTACATGGAGGGTCTCAGGATCTCTTATAAACCCCAGTACATCAGGCCGACCTACGAGGGAACTGTTGAATCCTTCCTGAAGAGGGTGACTGGTGCGAACTACTCGAGCGCTTACTTCAGGGCCGAGGTGATGAAGAGACTGGGGATAGAGAGGCTCCTCGATAGGTACTTGAGTGAGTTGAGTGGGGGGGAGCTGCAGAAAGTAGCTATAGCGTCTTGCCTCGGTAGGGAAGCTGATATCTACCTCATAGATGAGCCCAGCGCTTTCTTAGATGTTGAAGCGAGGTTCGCGGTGGCTAAAGCGGTTAGGAGGAGGATAAAGGGGGAGAGGAGGGCGGTCATAGTGGTCGAACATGACCTCCTCTCCGTGGAAGCCTTCGCGGATAGGGTGATGATATTCAGAGGGAAACCGGGGGAGGAGGGACGTGCCTCTAGACCTAAGGACCCTAGGGAAGGCTTGAACGAGTTCCTAATGGAAGTTGATGTCACGTTCAGGAGGGATCCTGAGACCGGCAGGCCCAGGGTGAACAAGCCGGGCTCCAAGCTGGATCAGATGGCCAGGGCCTCGGGGAGGTATTACCCTTGA
- a CDS encoding indolepyruvate oxidoreductase subunit beta: MGELREFNVIVAGVGGQGILFTTNVIARAALKVGMNFVQSEIHGLSQRYGSIRTELRIGSDVHSPLILEGTLDLLIGMEPLETLRHAPYVSERTTIVMSDHIIPPTAAYLSRSRIPSLEEILEDLKSLRPKRLAVVDAYGLAERAGDYITANVVILGAAQATEALPFSNEVLRSAVDELSPPRYRDLNLRAYDLGREAVSLPR; this comes from the coding sequence ATGGGTGAGTTGAGGGAGTTCAACGTGATAGTCGCGGGCGTCGGTGGTCAGGGGATACTCTTCACGACGAACGTCATAGCGAGGGCAGCTCTCAAGGTGGGTATGAACTTCGTCCAAAGCGAGATCCACGGGCTATCGCAGAGATATGGGTCTATAAGAACTGAGCTCAGGATAGGGAGCGATGTCCATAGCCCATTGATACTTGAAGGGACCCTGGACCTGCTTATCGGTATGGAGCCCTTAGAGACGCTCAGACACGCTCCTTACGTATCCGAGAGGACAACTATTGTGATGAGCGATCATATAATCCCACCCACAGCGGCTTACCTCAGTAGATCGAGGATACCGAGTTTGGAGGAGATCTTGGAGGATCTGAAAAGCTTGAGACCTAAGAGGTTAGCTGTAGTTGATGCTTATGGTTTGGCTGAGAGGGCTGGGGACTATATAACAGCTAATGTCGTGATACTAGGGGCAGCTCAAGCTACCGAAGCTCTACCATTCTCAAATGAGGTCCTGAGAAGCGCTGTTGATGAGCTATCCCCTCCGAGATATCGTGATTTAAATTTGAGAGCTTACGATCTCGGGAGGGAGGCAGTCTCCCTTCCGAGGTGA